The Desulfoplanes formicivorans genome window below encodes:
- the rpsB gene encoding 30S ribosomal protein S2 encodes MAYVTMKQMLETGVHFGHQTKRWNPKMRPYIFGARKGIHIMDLQQTVKLFRTAHDFIVNLVANGEKIIFVGTKRQAQDVVKAEAERAGMYYVTNRWLGGTLTNFQTIKRSIDRMKNLEAMFEDGSINRFLKKEIVRMQREVNKLNQNLGGIKDMDKLPAAAFIIDPHREDIAVKECRTLGIPIVAVVDSNCDPDVIDYIIPGNDDAIRAIKLFASAIAEACLEGKEQYAANMDKDAEVELAKAAQEEAAQEADKEEK; translated from the coding sequence ATGGCATACGTAACCATGAAGCAGATGCTGGAAACCGGTGTCCATTTCGGCCACCAGACCAAACGCTGGAACCCCAAGATGCGCCCCTACATTTTCGGTGCACGCAAGGGCATCCACATCATGGATCTCCAGCAGACCGTCAAGCTGTTCAGAACCGCCCACGATTTCATCGTCAACCTGGTAGCCAACGGTGAAAAGATCATCTTTGTCGGCACCAAGCGCCAGGCCCAGGACGTTGTCAAGGCCGAAGCCGAACGGGCCGGAATGTACTATGTGACCAACAGATGGCTGGGTGGCACCCTGACCAATTTCCAGACCATCAAGCGCAGCATCGACCGGATGAAAAACCTTGAAGCCATGTTCGAGGACGGCAGCATCAACCGCTTCCTGAAAAAGGAAATTGTGCGCATGCAGCGCGAGGTGAACAAGCTGAACCAGAACCTCGGCGGGATCAAGGACATGGACAAGCTCCCGGCTGCAGCGTTCATCATCGATCCCCACCGGGAAGACATCGCGGTCAAGGAATGCCGTACACTGGGCATCCCCATTGTTGCCGTGGTTGACTCCAACTGCGACCCCGATGTGATCGATTATATCATTCCAGGAAACGATGATGCCATCAGGGCCATCAAGCTGTTCGCATCCGCCATTGCCGAGGCCTGCCTCGAAGGCAAGGAGCAGTATGCCGCCAACATGGACAAGG